The nucleotide window CTCCTCCAGGGTGAAGTGGAAGAGGCCCGCATTCTTCACATCCCCCTTGATATTGCCCATCCGTATCCGGTCCCCGACCTCAAAGAGGCGGGAGACACGGATGAGGAAGAAGCCGAAGAAGCTGGCAATATACTTCTGGAGGGCCAGGGCCATGCTCACCGCCACCACCGTGACATAGATAGCGGTGTTGGGGGAGGAGAGGAGCCACGCCACTAGGACACCCCCCAGGACAAGGAGGAGGATGGCGATGATAGAGGTAGCTCTCATCCCGCCCCCCTCAGTTGGAGGAGCTGGTCCCGAAAATCGGCCACCACCTGGGCGAAGCGCTGGCCCTCGGTGGCGGAGACCCACTCCAGCCTGAGCCTTTCCTTCTCTATCCCCAGGAAGTCCAGCAGGGAGCGGAGGACGGCGAAGCGGCGCCGTGTGAAGTAGTTCCCCTGGACATAGTGGCAGTCCCCCGGGTGGCAGCCGGAGATGAGCACCCCGTCCGCCCCCATGGCAAAGGCCTTGGCCACCAGGATGGGGTCCACCCGGCCCGAGCAGGGGACCCGGATGATGCGGATGCTGGCGGGGTAGCATATCCGGCTGGTGCCCGCCATGTCCGCCCCGGCATAGCTACACCAGTTGCAAAGAAAGCCCACGATGCGGGGCTCCTGGCTAAGGGGAGATTTCTGGCTCATGAGAGTAGAGCGATGACCTCCGAGAGGAGCTGCTGATGGGTGGCCCCCCTGAGATTCACCGCCGTGGGGCGGCAGGCGGCCACGCAGAGGCCACACCCCTTGCACAGCCCCTCGTTTACCTGGGCGATAAGCTTCCCATCCCGGGTCTCCTGGGGCGTGATGGCGGAGAAGGGGCAGACCTGCTGGCAGAGCATACAGCCGATGCACCTGGCGGCGTCCACCACCGCTGTCGTGGGCTCGGTGACAAGGGTATCCCGGCTGAGGAGGCCGATGGCCTTGGCCGCCGCCGCGGAGCCCATGGCCACCGCATCGGGGATATCCACAGGGGCCACGCAGGCCCCGGCCAGGAAGACGCCATCGGTATGGGTCTCCACCGGGCGCAGCTTGGGGTGGGCCATGACATAGAAGCGGTCCCGGTCGTAGCTGATGCCCAGCATCTGGGCCGTCTCCATGGCGCCAGTGGCGGGCTCTACGGCGGTGGCCAGCACCACCAGGTCAGCCTCTATCTCCACCGGCCGGCCCATGAGGGAGTCCTCCCCCTGGACCACCAGCTTCTTCCCCCGGGGATAGACCTTGGCTATCCTCCCCCGGAGGTATGTGGCCCCCGCCTGCTCCTGGGCGCGGCGGGAGAACTCCTCGTAGCCCTTGCCCGTGGCCCGGATATCTATGTAGAAGATGTAGTTCTGGACATCGTGGTCATGCTCGTGGAGCATGATGGCGTGCTTGGCCATGTACATACAGCATATCTTGGAGCAGTAGGCCTTGCCCCTCAACTCGTCCCGGGAGCCCACACAGCTTATATGGACGACCGTCTTGGGGTGGGTGCCGTCGGAGGGGCGGAGGAGCTGGCCCCCGGTGGGACCGCTGGCGTTCATCATCCTCTCCAGCTGGAGCCCGGTGATAACATCGGGATAGACCCCCCAGCCATACTCCCCATAGACGGTGGCGTCAAAGGTCTTGTACCCCGTGGCGGCCACGATAGCGCCGAACTTCTCCGTGATGACCTGGTCCTCCTGGGCCCAGTCTATGGCCTGTGGCGGACAGAGCTTCTCACAGATGCGGCACTGGGGGGGCTTCTTGCCCTGGGGGTCCTTCTCCCACTCCAGGTACTTGATGTAGCGGCAGTTGACCTGGTCAATGACAGGCTTGCTGGGCACCGCCTGGGGGAAGGGGATATAGATGGCGGAACGCTTCCCCAGGCCCATATCAAACTCTGCGGTCACCTTCTCCGGGCACTTCTGCCAACAGATGGCGCAGCTTGTGCACTTGTTGAAGTCCACCTTGGCGGCCCTTCTCCTTATCTGGACCTCAAAGTTGCCCACAAACCCTTTCACCTTCTCCACCTGGGAGTAGGTCATGAGCCGGACCTTGGGGTTCTGGGACACCTCCACCATCTTGGGGGTGAGGATACAGGCGGAGCAGTCCAGGGTGGGGAAGGTCTTGTCCAGCTGGGCCATCCTGCCGCCGATGGTTGGCTCCCTCTCCACCAGCACCACCTCGTGGCCTGCGCCGGCGATATCCAGGGCCGCCTGGATGCCGGCTATCCCCCCGCCGATGACCAGAGCCCTCTTGGTCATGCCCACTGGCTTGGGGAAGAGGGCCTCGTTCCTTGCCGCCTTGGCAACAGCCATGGCCACCAGCTCAATGGCCTTCTCGGTGGATACCGGCCGGTCCCCACCATGGACCCAGGCGCAGTGCTCCCGGATGTTGGCTATCTCCAGGAGATAGGGGTTGAGGCCCGCCTCCACCATGGCCCGGCGGAAGGTGAGCTCATGCATCCGGGGGGAGCAGGCCCCGATGACCACCCGGTTGAGGCGGTGCTTCTTGATGGCCTCCCTTACCGAGGCCTGGCCTGGCTCGCTACAGGTATACTGGTTGTCGTCCACATGGACCACCCCCGGCATCACCCTGGCCGCCTCCATTACCCGGGGGATGTCCACCGGCTCAGCGATGTTCCGCCCGCAGTGGCAGATAAAGACTCCTATCCTGGCCATATTCCTTTCCCTTTCAGCACCGGCAGGGGGCTGATGAAGTGCCTTTTCAGCATGAGGTCGCTGGGGGGAAGGCCAAGGGCCAGGCCCACCGCCTGGGTGAGGTAGAGGACGGGGAGGGGATGTTCAGTCCCCCTCTGGGCCAGGTCCAGGTTGAAATGGCACATGGGACAGCCCACCACCAGGGCCTCGGCCCCTGCCTCCTGGGCCTGGAACACGATACGGCGGGAGAGCCGGAGGAGCAGGTCCTTCTTGGCCAGGAACATGGAGGCCCCACAGCATTCGTTCTTGAAGGGCCAGGGGACGGGCTGGGCCCCCAGCCGGGCCATAATGCGGTCCATCCCCTGGGGGTTCTCCAGGTCCTCCCCAGGGACCACCCCCTGGGGGCGGGCCAGGAGACAGCCATAGTAGCAGGCCACCTTCAACCCCCCCAGCGGCCTCTTCACCGGTATCTCCTCTTCCCTCAGCGCCTCCATGGGATGGAGGACGGCAGGCATCTTCCCCAGGGGCTTGCCCAGGGCTTTTCCCACCTCCTCCTTTTTGCCCGGCCTTTCCAGCTCAAGGAGAGTGAGCTTGAGGCGGGAGTAGCACATGGCGCAGGGGACCAGCACGGGCCTCTCCATCTCCGAGGCCGCCTGAAGCTCATGGGCGGGGAGGACGAGGGCCAGGAGGTGGTCGGTGGAGTGGGCGGAGGATGCCCCACAGCAGACCCAGCCCTCTATCTCCTTCACATCCATCCCCAGCGCGGAGAAGACCGCCCTGGTGGAGACATCGTATTCGCGGGCGGTGGCGTGGAGGGAGCAGCCGGGGTAATAGGCGAAGGCCTTAGCCACCGGCCTTCCTCGCCTTCTCAAAGAGGGGACCGCTCCCCGCCGCCCTCTCCGGGATGAAAGGCACCTTCCCCCGGCGGAGCATAGCGCCGAACTCCCTCAGGTTGGTCCAGGGCCTGAGGGTCAGGAGGCCGTAGGCCCCGCCCAGGCCCAGCTCATAGGCCCTGCCCAGGGCCTCTATCTCGGCCAGGAAAAGGCGGTGGAAGAGGGCAATCTCCCTGTCCGCCGGCCTTACCCCTTCTTTGATTGCCCGGTGTCTAAGGGTCTCAATAACCCGGGCCACGTCTATCTTCATCGGGCAGCGGGAGGAGCAGGTCATGCAGAAGAGGCAGAGCCAGAGGGTGTTGCTCCCCAGGGCCTCTTCCCTCAGGCCGAGCTGCACCGCCCTCATGAGGCGGCGGGGCCCCAGGTCCATAATAGCAAACACAGGGCAACTACCGCTGCACTTGCCACACTGGATACATGAAGAAACCCTCTCACCGCTTTCGGTCTCCAACTCCCGCCGGAAATCGGGAGAGGGGATAATGACCAGGCTCTTCATATTAACCTTTGATATTCTATCATGCCCTGCCCCGATTTTCAAACCTGATATAATGGCGGTGAATTGGAGGCCAGCTTGGCCCGGTTACTGGTCCTGGCGGAAGCCAAAGAGGCGGAGAGGATGGGGGCCCTCCTTACCCCCCAGGGGCACCTGTTGACCTTCGCCTCTTCTCCTGCTGAGGCGGCGGAGAAGGCAAAACAGCGGCCCCCCGACCTCCTTATTGTGGACCTGGGCCAGGTAGGGCCGGGGTGGCTGGAGAAGGTAAGGCAGGGGCGGAAATTCCCCGTTTTGGCCCTGGTGGCCCGGGAGAAGCTTGGGGCCTTCCCTCCAGGGGTGGACGAGTTCGTGCTATCACCCTGGGCCGAGGGGGAGCTGTTGCTCCGCCTGGAACGCCAGCTGGGCCCTGCCCCCAGCCCCGATGTCATCCGTTTCGGGGACCTGAGTATGGACCTGGCCCGCTATGAGGTAACCCTGGCGGGAAAGCGTGTGGAGCTTACCTTCAAGGAATACCAGCTTCTGAAGTTCCTGGCCAGCCACCCCGGGAGGGTCTTCACCCGGGAGGCTCTCCTCACCCAGCTCTGGGACTATGACTACTTCGGCGGGGAGAGGACGGTGGATGTCCACATCCGCCGCCTGAGGAGCAAGATAGAAGACCAGGCCCACACCTTTATCGAGACGGTAAGAGGGGTGGGCTACCGCTTCCAGCCGGGAAGACAACTGTAACTCAAGATTAACCCACCCTTAACACAACGGTAACATTCCCCCTGTATTCTGATTCTTAAAATCTTCCTCTTGGAGGCTTTGATGCCAGAGGTGAATTCGGGGGATACTGCCTGGGTCCTGGCCTCGGCGGCCCTGGTGCTCCTGATGACCCCGGGGCTGGCCCTCTTCTATGGGGGGATGGTGAGGAAGAAGAATGTGGTGGGCACCCTCATGCAGAGCTTCATCGTCATTGCCCTTATCAGCGTCCAGTGGGTGCTCTGGGGCTACAGCCTGGCCTTTGGCCCGGGGAGGGCTGGTCTTATCGGGGGGCTGTCGTGGGTGGGGCTCGGGGGGGTGGGGTTGGAGCCCAATCCCGCTTATGCCCCCACCATCCCTCACCAGGCCTTCATGGTCTTCCAGGCCATGTTCGCTGTCATCACCCCCGCCCTGATTACCGGGGCCTTTGCCGAGAGGATGAAGTTCAAGAGCTTCCTGGTCTTCATCCTCCTCTGGGCCACCCTGGTCTATGACCCCGTAGCCTTCTGGGTATGGAACCCGGAGGGCTGGCTGCGCAAGCTGGGGGCCCTGGACTTCGCCGGGGGGACGGTGGTCCATATCAGCTCCGGGGTCTCCGCCCTGGCAGCAGCGGTGGTGCTGGGGAGGAGGTTGGGCTATGGCCGGGAGCCTATGGAAGCACACAATATCAGCATGTCAGTGCTGGGGGCCGGCCGTCTCTGGCTTGGCTGGTTTGGCTTCAACGCCGGCAGCGCCCTGGGGGCAGGGGCACTGGCCACCAGCGCCTTTGTGGTCACCAATACCGCCGCCGCCGCCGCCACCCTGGCCTGGCTCTTCACCAGCTGGGCCATGACGGGCAAGGCCAGCCTCCTGGGGGCGGCATCGGGGGCGGTGGTGGGGCTGGTGGCTATCACCCCGGCCTCGGGCTATGTGGGCCCCCTGGCGGCCATCGCTATCGGCGCGGGGGCGGGGGTCCTGTGCTACCTGGCGGTCCGCTTGAGGAACCGGCGCAATGTGGATGATTCTCTGGATGTCTGGGCCTGCCACGGCATCGGCGGCACCTGGGGGGCCCTGGCCACCGGGCTCTTTGCCACCACCGCCATCAACTCAGCGGGGGCCAACGGCCTCTTCTATGGCAACCCCGGGCAGCTAGGTATCCAGGCCCTGGCGGTGGCCATCGTCTGGGCCTACGCCTTCGTCATGACCTGGGTCATCCTCAAGGTCCTGGACACCATCATGGGGGTGAGGGTGAGCCCGGTGGAGGAGCTGATAGGGCTGGACCTCTCACAGCACAGTGAGGCAGGCTACCGGCTGTAGGAGAGAGATGAAAAAGATAGAGGCCATCATCCGCAGCGAGAAGTTCGGCGAGGTGAAAAGCGCCCTGGAGAGGGCGGGGGTTATTGGCATGAACATGGTGGAGGTGCAGGGGCGGGGGAGGCAGAAGGGCCTCGTCCGCATGTGGCGGGGCGTCGCCCAGGGGGTGGACCTGCTCCCAAAGATGAAAGTGGAGTTGGTGGTGAATGATGAGGAGGTGGAGAAGGTGGTCCAGGCCATCCTCAAGGCCGCCTGGACAGGGAACATTGGCGACGGGAAAATCTTCGTCCTCCCGGTGGAAGAGGTTATCCGGGTGAGGACGGGTGAAAGGGGGAAAGATGCCATTTGAACTCAGGCTGAGGAGAAACCTGGACTATCACGAAGGTACCCCGGAACCCAAGTATTTCTTTGTCTTTGAGCTGGAACTGGGGGAGGTCATTGGCCGGCCCGTCTCCAGCCGCCTTCCGGTCTTCTGGCGGCCCAATGATACCCCCCATCCCCTTCTCAAGGAAATATACTGGGTGGATGTAGCCGGGGTGAGGGTGGAGAAAGGTAACCTGGCCGCCCTGGAAAAGGCTGTTCCCCAGGCGGTGCAGGGGCTTCTGGACTTCGGCACCATCCCCTACTATTATATCTCACTCCCCGGGGGGGAACGCCTGCCTGTTTTCCTCAAGGAGGGAAAGCTGCGCCTCCGCGAGCCCTCCCTTGAAGGGCAGGACATCGGCCAGCTCTGGCACCGCCTCGGAGACCGCCTCCTCCAGCAGAAAAAGGTCCGGGCCAAAGAGGAGGTGGAGGTGAGCCTCCTCCTGTGGAAGGAGCTGAAGGTCTTCACCACGGCCTTCGTCTTTGTTGATGGCGGGGCCTTTGTCCCCCTCTTCTGGCACGGCAAGGAGGAGCTGAACTATGACATCATCGGGCAGCCCCCACGCTTTCTCTCCCTGGAGAGGGCCTTTCAGCTACGCCGGGAGGTGGCGCAGGACCTGGTGGCAAAGCACCAGCTCTCTTCTATCTATGAGCTAAAGATGGAGCAGGTGCCGGACGAGGTGTGGGAGGTGCTCAGGAAGAAGGCCCGGCCCACCGACCGGGTCCTGAGCTACGAGGACGAGGGGGGCCGGAAGGAGATACCCATCTATGAGGTAGAAGGGGAGGTCTTTGCTGCCCGCAGGATGAGCCGCCTGGGCGTCCTCTTCGCTCCTAATATAGATGAGCTGGCCCAGCGGGTCAGCGCCGACCTGGCCCGCCGGGGCAACATCCCCAGCGCCTCCCTCCTTAGCGTGGACAGGTCTAAGAAGTAAAGGAGAAAGAGATGGTTCTGAAGACAATTAAGACGTCTGCTGAGGTCCTGGATCTCGTCCGGGAGAAGAAGCTGGAGATAGTGGACCTGAAGTTCACTGACCTCCCGGGTACCCTCCAGCACTTTTCCATCCCTGCGGGGGAGCTGGACGAGAGTATTTTCCGGGATGGTATCGGCTTTGACGGCTCCAGCATCCGGGGTTTCCAGGCAATCCACGAGAGCGATATGCTGCTGGTGCCGGACCCCACCACCGCCCATGTGGATGCCATCTGCCGGGTGCCCACCCTCTCCCTTGTCTGCGATGTCCGCGACCCCATTACGCGGGAGAAGTACTGGCGGGACCCCAGGTATATCGCCCAGAAGGCCGAGGCCCACCTCCTTTCCACCGGCCTGGCCGACACTGCCTATTTTGGCCCCGAGGCGGAGTTCTTCATCTTTGATAGTGTCCGCTTTGACCAGAACCAGCACTCGGGCTACTACTTCATCGACTCCGAGGAGGGCATCTGGAACTCGGGCAAAGAAGACCGGGCCAACCTGGGCTACCGCCCCCGCTATAAGGAGGGCTACTTCCCCACCGCCCCGACCGACAGCCTCCAGGACCTCCGCTCCGAAGCCGTGCTGAAGATGATTCAGGCGGGTATTGACATTGAGGTCCACCATCACGAGGTGGCTACGGCGGGGCAGGGGGAGATAGACATGCGCTTCCAGAGCCTCACCAGGATGGCGGACCAGGTCCTGCTCTACAAGTATATCCTGAAGAATGTGGCCCGGGCCCACAACAAGACAGTGACCTTCATGCCCAAGCCCCTTTTCGGGGACAATGGCTCGGGGATGCACGTCCATATAAGCCTGTGGAAGGGTGGGACCAACCTCTTCTTCGACCCCGAAGGCTATGCCCAGCTCAGCATTACCGGCATGCACTTCATCGGGGGGCTTCTGGCCCACTCCCCTGCCCTCCTGGCCTTCTGTGCCCCCACCACCAACTCCTACCGCCGGCTGGTGCCCGGCTATGAGGCCCCGGTGAACCTGGTCTACTCCCAGCGTAATCGCTCGGCGGCTGTGCGCATCCCGGTCTACTCCCTCAGCCCCCGGACCAAGAGGGTTGAATTCCGTCCCCCCGACCCCTCCTGCAACCCCTACCTGGCCTTCCCCGCCCTCCTCATGGCGGGGCTGGATGGCATAAAAAAGGAGATGGACCCGGGCTTCCCCATGGATGTGGATATCTACGAGCTGGAGCCGGAGAAGGCCAAGAAGATAAAGACCGTTCCCGGGAGCCTGGAGGAAACACTGGAGGCCCTCGAAAAGGACCACGAGTTTCTCCTCCAGGGCGGGGTCTTCACCACAGACCTGATAGAGACCTGGATAAAATACAAGAGAGAGAAGGAGCTGGACCCCGTCCGCCTCCGCCCCCATCCCTACGAGTTCTGCCTCTACTTTGACGTCTAGGCCCCGCTGAAGGACTTCCACCCCCGCCCCCTCAAAGGGGGGCGGGGGTCTTTCTGCTATAATCCCCCCCGGAGGTCAGAAAGAATAGCTATGGTCCGTGAGCTGGAAGTCGCATACCCGTCCCAGTATGAATCCGAAGCCCTTTTGAAGGACGGCTCAATAATCAGGCTCAGGCCCATCAGGAGGGATGACTGCGAGCGATGGCTGGCCCTTGTGTCCAGGCTCAGCCTCCGCGCCAGGTACTTGCGGTTCAGCCGCGGGCCCAAGGAGATGACCCCTGACGATGCCCTCCGCTTCTGCACCGTGGACTACAAGAGCACCTTTGCCATCGTGGCCGAGGTGCGCAGGGAGCAGGGCGAGGAGATAGTAGGGCTCGGTCGCTACTACCGCCTGCCCGACAAGCCCTCCGCCGAGGTGGCCTTTGCCGTCGAGGAGGACTACCAGGGAAGGGGCATTGGCACCCGCCTCATGGAGGCGCTGGTCAAGGCGGCCCTGGAAAACGGCATTACCACGTTTGAAGCCGAAGTGCTGGTGGAAAACCAGGAGATGATGACGATTTTCCAGAGCTACGGCTTCCATGTTACCAGCGAGCTTGAAGCCGGTGTCTATCACGTGGCTTTCCCCATAGCTCCGACCAGGAGGGCTATGAAGAAAGAGGAGGAAAGGGAGCGCATGGCAACACTGGCCTCCCTTCGCCCTATCCTTCTCCCCCGCTCAGTGGCGGTGATAGGGGCTTCCCGGCAGCCGGGCACCATCGGGTATCTGCTTCTGCAGTGCCTCATTGAGAATCGCTTTTCCGGGGTCGTTTACCCGGTGAACCCCAACGCCGAAGCCGTAATGTCCGTGAAGGCCTACCCCTCCGTCCTTGAAGTGCCCGGAGATGTGGACCTAGCGGTTATCGCTGTGCCCGCCCCCATCGTGGCCAGGGTGGCGGGCGAATGCGGGCGCAAGGGGGTGCGCGCCATGGTTGTTATCTCCGACGGGTTCAAGGAACGGGGGCCCGAAGGGGCGGCCCGGGAGGAGGAGCTGCGGGATATCGCCCTGGGCTACGGCATGCGGCTGGTTGGCCCCAACTGTATGGGGGTCTTGAACACCGACCCAGCAATAGGGCTAAACGCCACCTTTTCTCAGGTCTATCCGCCCCAGGGCAATGTGGCCTTTCTCACTCAGAGCGGCGCCCTGGGGCTGGCCATCCTGGAATATGCAAGGAACCTTAACATAGGCATCTCCAGCTTTATCAGTGTGGGTAACCGCGCCGATGTCTCCTCCAACGACCTCCTTCAATACTGGGAGCAGGACCCGGCCACAAGGGTTGTCCTGCTCTATCTGGAGTCCTTTGGAAACCCGCGCAAGTTTGGCCGTATTGCCAGGAGGGTGTCTGCCGCCAAGCCGATAGTGGCCGTGAAGGGGGGAAGCACCCCGGCAGGCTCTCGTGCGGCCATGTCCCATACGGGGGCCCTGGCTACCTCAGATGTAGCCTCAGATGCCCTCTTCCGCCAGAGCGGCCTCATCAGGGTGAACACATTGGAACAGCTCTTTGACGTGGCCACCCTCCTCTCAACACAGCCGGTACCCAGAGGCAGAAAGGTGGTCATAGTGACCAACGGAGGAGGCCCGGGCATACTGGCCGCTGACGCCTGCGACAACCGCGGCCTACTGCTGCCCGAGTTTTCCCCTGAAACCGTTGGGAGATTGAAATCGGTTATCAAGCGGGATATCACGGTTCACAACCCCCTGGACCTGACTGCGGGTGCCAGCGAAGAAGAGTTCGCGGAGACCTTGAAGGTCCTGGCCGCTGACCCGGGAAACGATGCTGTCATCCTGATATTTGTGCCGCCTGTAATCGTGTCTCTGGAAGCTATAGAGACGGCTGTAGGGCCGGTGGCCACCGTCTTCCAGCGGCACCAGAAGCCCCTCCTGGCCTGCTTCATGGGCCAGCGGGGCTTCAGCAGGAAGCTGGGGTATAAGGACAAATTCGTCCCCTGCTATCCATTCCCCGAGGATGCCGTCTCGGCCCTGGCTGAGACCGCGGAGTACGGCGAATGGCGTAGGAAGCCGAAGGGAAGCATCCCCAAAATCCGCGGCATCAAGCGGGAAAGGGCTCGCCGGATAATAGAAGGGGCGATGACCCGGACTGCGGAGAGGCCCTTATGGCTGGGACCGCAGGAAATGGCCGAGCTCCTCCATTGCTACGGCATCCACCTGGCTGAGACGCTTGTGGCCAGGATGGACGCTGAGGCCGCTGCCCTCGCCTCCCGTACAGGCTTCCCCGTCGCTGTCAAGCTGGTCTCATCCACCATTACGCACAAGACCGATGTGGGCGGTGTGGTCCTGGGGCTCAAATCAGAAAAAGAAGTGGAGAAAGCGTTTAACGATATCAGGGACAGTCTGGCCCGGCTGGGCCGTGAGCGTGAGATGGAAGGGGTCGCTGTCCAGCGTATGGTGGAAGGGGGAATAGAGACCATTGTCGGTGTAACGCAGGACCCCTCCTTCGGGCCTCTGGTGATGCTTGGCCTGGGGGGAGTGTATACAGAACTGTTCAAAGATGTGGTTTTCAGGCTCCACCCCCTCACTGACCTGGATGCCGGGGAGCTGGTGGGCTCCATCAGAATGGCGAAGCTGTTTGAAGGTTTCAGGGGTGCCCCGCCGGCTGATACCCCGGCGCTGGAGGACCTCTTGCTCCGGCTCTCGGCCCTCATTGAAGATGTGCCCCAGATTGCTGAGTTGGACTTCAATCCGGTGAAAGTGATGCCGAAAGGGGAAGGCTACTGGGTGATAGACGCCAGGGTCATGGTGAAGTAAAGAGCGGGCCACGGCGACCCCTTGGCCGAATTCGTTCACAAAACTGTGACGCTCCATTCGTTGACAGATTGGCCAATCTGGGTTATAATAGAGTATATTCGGGTATAAGAATTTTGTTTCATTGGAAGGTGGGCTGGAATGCTGAAGGGTAGGAAGAGCAAAATCGTGCCCGCCCGGGTTGTCTGGCTTCTTGTGAGCGGACTTATTCTACTTGTTTTGCTGACGGGCTGTCTCGTGCCTGTGACCAATACCCCGACGCCGCTTCCCCCGCCGGTTACTGTGGACCTCTCAAGCAAGACTGATAGCCAGGGAGTCCTACTGGAAACCGTCCGAATAACCTCCTCTGACGGCCGGTTGACGTCAACGCTGCCGAAAGGTTCGAGGCTCCTGGACGGCAAAGGCCGGCCCGTCAAATCTCTGACCCTTACCCCCTACCGGCCACCGGAGTCGAATTACGGTGTGGTGGCCGGCCTGGCCTACAAGTGGGATGACGTGGCCCTCTGGGGAAGCGTGTACCCCACCGGCAATGTTACCATTAGCTATGACCCGCCACCTGCTAACCCCAGAATCAACGCCAATAAGCCCGACATTGCAGTTTGGTGGGACGAGAAGAACCTGTGGGCCATGCGCACGCGCCCCTCCACTGCTGACCCCGCCACTCAGACCATTTCGGGGCCTCACGTGAGGTTCCATCCCTGGGTCGTCATCTACTGGTACGCGGACATTACCCCTCCCGTCATCGTGCCGCCTCCCGCCCCGACGCCGCAAGCCGGTTAGCCATTTGAAGGAGGGAAGATGAAAACTAGACATCCACAGCTCATCAAACTGATGGTGGCCGTGGCGCTGGTAGCGGCGCTGGCCCCTGTCATGGCCGCCCCAGTCCTGGCATGCAGCGAGCCGATCATCGAATTCTACCCGCAGTCAGGTCCGGTGGGCACTGAGGTCTCCGTCTACTACTGGAGTGGCCAGGGCCATGTCGCTGAATACGGCATTCCCGGCATATGGGAGAACAGCACCATTTTTGGGGGCATTCGTGTCTCCCACATTAGGGGGGAGATGCCAGACGGCGAGTTTAGTTTCACCGTCCCCGACGTGCCGCCTGGGGATTATGCGTTCCAAGTCCACGACCCTTATGGCCATATAGCCCTAGTCATTGAGGGCGACGGCGTTTCACGCTTCACCGTGACGGAGGGCCCGGTAATCCATAACCCTTCCACGATTGTCGGCCATACTCTGGAGAGGCTTAACGGCAAGTATTCTCGCGTATGGGGCTATGACACCGCCGACCAGACCTGGAAAGTCTATGACTCGTCAAAACCCGCCCAGCGCACCAACGATCTTCGGGTCCTGGAGAGATGGCAGACTATCTGGATTGAGACCACAGAGGATGATGTCGTCCTTAACTGGCGGGGTACCCTCTACTTCCTGGGAAAGGGGTGGAACCTCATCACCGCCCTGGGGGACACTTATGGCATCGGCGATGTCATGACGGTCTCACCGGGGAACGAAGACAACAGGTAGCGGTTACTAGGACCCGGACGGGTGGCGGCAATGGTATGAAAGGCACCACCCCAGGGCAAGCTATTTAAGTGATGAGGAATTCAAGACTAGGTGGACTATCTCATTGCCAACTTCACTCCCAACAGGCCCATTCCGCAAGTCCCAGCGGAGCTAATCCAATGATGAGACCGTTCAAGGAGGTGTCAATGCTACGGCGATGGCTTCGCACCCTAGTGCTCGCCAGCGTGCTTCTGCTAGCAGCTTGTACCTCTGGCCGAGAGGCCAAGACCACAACCCCCGCACCAACCCGGACTTCAACTCTCACCCTGGTGCCGACTGCCACTCCTACCAGGACACCAACACCTACTCCTATGCCCACACCAACATCCACACCTATGCCGACACCCACCC belongs to Chloroflexota bacterium and includes:
- a CDS encoding bifunctional GNAT family N-acetyltransferase/acetate--CoA ligase family protein, producing the protein MVRELEVAYPSQYESEALLKDGSIIRLRPIRRDDCERWLALVSRLSLRARYLRFSRGPKEMTPDDALRFCTVDYKSTFAIVAEVRREQGEEIVGLGRYYRLPDKPSAEVAFAVEEDYQGRGIGTRLMEALVKAALENGITTFEAEVLVENQEMMTIFQSYGFHVTSELEAGVYHVAFPIAPTRRAMKKEEERERMATLASLRPILLPRSVAVIGASRQPGTIGYLLLQCLIENRFSGVVYPVNPNAEAVMSVKAYPSVLEVPGDVDLAVIAVPAPIVARVAGECGRKGVRAMVVISDGFKERGPEGAAREEELRDIALGYGMRLVGPNCMGVLNTDPAIGLNATFSQVYPPQGNVAFLTQSGALGLAILEYARNLNIGISSFISVGNRADVSSNDLLQYWEQDPATRVVLLYLESFGNPRKFGRIARRVSAAKPIVAVKGGSTPAGSRAAMSHTGALATSDVASDALFRQSGLIRVNTLEQLFDVATLLSTQPVPRGRKVVIVTNGGGPGILAADACDNRGLLLPEFSPETVGRLKSVIKRDITVHNPLDLTAGASEEEFAETLKVLAADPGNDAVILIFVPPVIVSLEAIETAVGPVATVFQRHQKPLLACFMGQRGFSRKLGYKDKFVPCYPFPEDAVSALAETAEYGEWRRKPKGSIPKIRGIKRERARRIIEGAMTRTAERPLWLGPQEMAELLHCYGIHLAETLVARMDAEAAALASRTGFPVAVKLVSSTITHKTDVGGVVLGLKSEKEVEKAFNDIRDSLARLGREREMEGVAVQRMVEGGIETIVGVTQDPSFGPLVMLGLGGVYTELFKDVVFRLHPLTDLDAGELVGSIRMAKLFEGFRGAPPADTPALEDLLLRLSALIEDVPQIAELDFNPVKVMPKGEGYWVIDARVMVK
- the glnA gene encoding type I glutamate--ammonia ligase gives rise to the protein MVLKTIKTSAEVLDLVREKKLEIVDLKFTDLPGTLQHFSIPAGELDESIFRDGIGFDGSSIRGFQAIHESDMLLVPDPTTAHVDAICRVPTLSLVCDVRDPITREKYWRDPRYIAQKAEAHLLSTGLADTAYFGPEAEFFIFDSVRFDQNQHSGYYFIDSEEGIWNSGKEDRANLGYRPRYKEGYFPTAPTDSLQDLRSEAVLKMIQAGIDIEVHHHEVATAGQGEIDMRFQSLTRMADQVLLYKYILKNVARAHNKTVTFMPKPLFGDNGSGMHVHISLWKGGTNLFFDPEGYAQLSITGMHFIGGLLAHSPALLAFCAPTTNSYRRLVPGYEAPVNLVYSQRNRSAAVRIPVYSLSPRTKRVEFRPPDPSCNPYLAFPALLMAGLDGIKKEMDPGFPMDVDIYELEPEKAKKIKTVPGSLEETLEALEKDHEFLLQGGVFTTDLIETWIKYKREKELDPVRLRPHPYEFCLYFDV